Genomic segment of Polycladomyces abyssicola:
ACCGGGGAGCGATCTGGGCACTCGGACTGCTCACGGCGGGGGCGGCGATGAGCGGGCCGGGGGCATCCGCGCGACAGATCGCCGCTCTTGCTGGTGAGATCGCTCGTTACCCCGACCGGTTTTCCCCAGCGAAGAGGACGTCCAAGGGTTTCCGCGTGCGACAACGATACGGTGTGCCAGGCGCAATCGGCGAGGCCCGGCAGGGTTTCCCGCATGTGGTCGAGATCGCTTTGCCGGTGCTGTGGGCGGCCCGCAGCCGCGGGATTCCGGAAACCTTCGCAAGGCTTGACGCTTTGGTGGCCATCATCGCCCACTTGGATGATACCTGCTTGTTGCACCGCGGGGGTACTGAAGCATTGATGACAGCCAAATGCGGGGCAAGGGCCGTCATCGCTGCCGGCGGAACATCCACTCGGGCCGGTTGGGATGCTCTTCATCGGTTAGACAGGGAGTTGGTAGCTCGGAACGCCTCACCCGGCGGCAGTGCGGATCTGCTAGCCGCCGCATTGTTCCTCGACAGCTTGGATCTTGAGATCAAACATGATCGTACACCAGCCGGCGTGACCCGACTATGAAATGCTTTGGAGGTGACCGGTGTGGAAACATTGACCTTTGAATACAGAGCAACAACGCCCTTGCCTCGCTGTGCGCATGTCGGCGTGGTCGGTTCTGGGGATTTGGAGATTCTGTTCGAGCCGTCGCCTGATCAGCGCGCCCGTGTCGTTGTCAGGACCCGGTTCGATGGGTACAGGGATCTTTGGAAGGCGGTGGTGGATCGGTTCTTTGCCCAACACGATGTGGCTGCTAGAATTGAGATCAACGACTTTGGGGCCACTCCTGGTGTCGTTTGGCTCCGGCTGTTGCAGGGATTGGAGGTGTGTCGGTCTTGACGGCCAAAATGCCGCTCAAAACCAGCTTTGTTGAACTTCGTGCGCGGGACCGTGCCGCGGCGATACTGGATCCGGGTACCTTCCGGGAAATACTCGGCCCCTTTGATCGTTTGGAGTCGCCGCACCTGGCACTACAGAATATCGTTCCGCAAAGCGATGACGGTGTCGTGGTTGCGCGGGGGCTGATTGCCGGTGAATCAGCCGTCGTCATTGTGATAGAAGGTGCATTCCAGGGGGGCGGCATCGGTGAGGTGTCCGGTGCGAAGATCGCCGGCGCTCTGGAACTGGCACTGCGGGACAATGAGAACGGGAGGCGCACCCGTCCTGTCCTGATCTTCGACACCGGCGGAGTACGGTTACAGGAAGCCAACTACGGGCTGCTCGCCATTGCCGAAATCGGATCAGCCATTGTTGCCTTGCGCCGTCATATCCCCGTTGTTGGCGTCATTCCCGGTATGGTGGGGTGTTTTGGTGGGATGTCCATTGTTGCAGGTCTTTGCAGCACCCTCATCATGACCCGGGAAGGCCGGCTTGGGTTGAATGGTCCCGAAGTGATCGAACAAGAGGCCGGAATCAGGGAATTCGATGCCAGCGACCGACAGCTGATCTGGAACACGGTCGGCGGGGCCCAACGTTATGCAACTGGTTTTGCTGACGTTCTGGTCGAGGATGACGTTACAGCCATCACCGGGGCGGTGCAAGAAGCCTTCCGCCGCGGAGTGCCTGTCGAACACCGCAGCGAGCAGGTGGAGCGCTACCGTTCCCGGCTGGCCGGAATCGACCCCAACAAACCCCTCGACGGGTCGATGTTGCGCGAGCGGTGGGGAAGAGAAAGGGGCGAAGGGTTCGAAGAACCTGTCAAAAGCCAGAGTGGACAGGAAGGACAAACCAATGACAAAGGACCCGTGAGTAGGGGAAGGGTGTGGTTGGAAGCCCTGTGCGGAGGATCACGACCGGTGACGACCGGGTTGTCATCGGTGTTGTGTGCCGACACCACAGTGGGTGACGAGCGTGTACGTTTCATTTCCGTCAAGCCGGATCCAGACAATCGCTTCCCGCGTGCCCGCCATGGCGAGGTGGGGTTGGACGAAGGCTGGGCGCTTGCACGGGTAGTCCGGGATGCGATCGACGAAGATGTGGATGGGAAGCGCCGTGCGATCGTTGCCATTGTTGACGTACCCAGTCAGGCGTACGGATATCGCGAGGAGCTGCTCGGGATTCATCAAGCATGTGCCGCGGCTATGGATGCGTACGCGACAGCGAGACTCGCCGGACATCCGGTGGTCGCGCTCATCGTCGGAAAAGCCATTTCGGGAGCCTTCCTGGCCCATGGTCTGCAGGCCAATCGGATCCTTGCGTTGGACGATCCGGGTGTACAAGTGCAGGTCATGTCAAAGAAGTCGGCGGCAACAGTCACCCGCCGCAGCATCGCCGAGCTCGAGGAAATGGCAAAGAAAGTGCCCGGGATCGCCTACGATATCAGATCCTTTGCTTCCCTGGGAGCGGTGGATGAGCTCATCGATGGTGTCGATGCCGATACTCCCGGAGTTAAAGAGATTCAACGCGTGCTCGACACGCTGTCCACCACGATTGCTGCGGCTCGATCCGGTCCACGGGACCTGAGCAACCGACTCACCTCTGTTGAGGCCCGTACCGGTCGATCTGCCTCGATCCAAGTACGGGAGCGGATGAGGGAGCAATGGAACTAGCTCCACACGACCTGTTATGGATCCGAGATCGAAGTAGCCTTGTCAGCTGTTCACCGCTGCCTTCATGGGTTGATGAAGCGCTTGATCAGGCACCGCTGGTTGTCGTCCGCCGTGCTCCGTTGGTCGACGACATGGTGCCGGTAGGAGTTCGTGGGCCGACCCGGGGACAGCGATTTGCCACCTATGTACTTGTTGACGATATCGTTGAACGGATCACCCCCGAGCAACTGGTCGCCGAGAAGAAATGGAGGACCTGTCCGCGAACCCGTCAAATTGGAGCGTTGAATGTGCTGGAATCGGTCGACGAGCTTTTGACCACTCGCGGGTTCAGGTGGGGCCCTACAGGCAGTGTTGGGTTTGAGCTCGCTAGCGGTGTACCGACCGCCACTCCCGCCAGCGACTTGGACCTTGTGATCCTTGTTCCGAACCGCCTCTCTATCAAGGTTGCCCGTCAGTTTGCCGAAGCTTTCACCAGGCTGCCCGTTCGCGTCGATGGTCAACTGGAAACACCCGGCGGGGCGGTTCTATTGACCGAATATGCACGTGCAAAACCTCCGGTGCTGTTACGGACCCGGGAGGGTCCACGCTTGGTTGTCGACCCTTGGTCTGAAACGGGAGGGATTTGATGAGCGTCGCGTTCCTGTTTCCCGGTCAAGGTTCCCAACAGCCTGACATGCTCCATGAGCTGCCGGATCACCCCGTGATTACCCAGACACTCGAAGAAGCGAGCACGATACTTGATAAGGACATTTTCACCTTCGACACGGATTCCGCGCTGTCATCCACCACTGCGGTGCAGATCGCATTATTTGTTGCGGGAGTCAGCACGGCCCGTGCGTTGAAGGCCGAAGGTGCGATGCCGGACATGGTCGCCGGCCACTCGGTCGGGGCTTTCGCGGCCGCCGTCGTCGCTGGTGCGCTGGACTTCCGGGACGCGCTCTCATTGGTCAAACTGCGCGGCGAACTGATGGAGAACGCTTTTCCGCAAGGATATGGGATGGCTGCTGTCATCGGGCTTGATGAACGGCGTTTGGCCTCGCTCATCGGGCAGGTCGGTGAGCCGGTGTTCATCGCGAACCTGAACGCGCCGGATCAGATCACGATCGCCGGCTCCATCCCCGGGATTGAAGCGGCACTTGCCATGGCAAGCGCCGCGGGAGCTCACAGGGCGGAGATCCTACGCGTGAGCGTTCCATCCCATTGCCCGCTGCTTCAGCACGTATCCTACCAGCTCGCCCGCGCCCTCGACGAAGTCCACTTTCGCGAACCAGTCGTTCCATATGGCGGCAACCGCAGGGCGCGCGCATTGCGGGACCCCGAAGCGATCCGGGAAGATCTGGCGATGAGTGTCGCTCACCCGGTTCGCTGGCATGAAGTCACAACATTGTTCTTCGAACTTGGAGCCCGCTTGTTCCTGGAGATGCCGCCTGGTCATGTACTCACCGATCTCGTCGCGGCCGCATTCCCCGCTGCTCGCTCCATCTCCGTCACGAAGAGCGGCCTAGACTCAGCGGTCATTATTACCCGACGGGAGAAGGGGCGAACAAGGTGATCGGCGGCGGACGCGGTACCCAATCGACTGCCTAACGGGCACAAAAATCCCGAACTCCTCAACATGGAGGAGTCCGGGATTTTTCAGTGGATCCCAATCAAAACCGGCGCTTGACAGGCGTTTTTTTGTGACCCAGGACGGAACTCACACAATTCCCATCAACACGAATGCGAGCCAAGCGATCCCCGGTCCGAGAGCGACTATGATCGCGGAGACGAGCAAGAGCTCCTTGAAAAACACACGTTCATTCACCCCTTGCACGTTTGCGAGTAACAACGCGCCGTTTGTGGAGAAGGGGCTAATGTCAACGATACTGGAGGCGATAGCGATCGCTGAGACTACGCCGATGGATGAGATGCTCGGGTCCTGCAGGATGGGAGCAGCTAGCGGGATGATGGCCGCCAGGAAACCTGTTGTCGAGGCAAAGGCCGAGACAACCCCTCCCACGTAGGACGCTGCGAGAGCTGCGATCACGGGGTTACCCACTTTGGCGATTAACTGGGTCACGTAGTCGATGGTCCCGGTTTTCTCCAGTACTCCCACGTATGTTACGATTCCCGTAATCAGAAGGATTACCGACCACGGCATGCGCCCGAGGACACCGGCTTGCTTCCTGGGGGCGATCAGCGCCAGCGTCAAGCCTACTACAAACGCCGCAAATCCGATGTCTATGTCGAAACCAAGAGCCAGCACGACAAGGAGGCCTATACCCACAAGGGTGATCCCTTTATACAGGGTCAACCTGTCTGCTGGCTTTTCTGTGCTGTCTCCGGATGTGCCCCTCGTATCCCCGGAGGCGTCCTCCATTGTTGCCGCAGCGTATCTCTGGGCAGTGTCTTGCCTTTTTAGCAAACGAAGCCCGCCGAGAACGATGAATATGACTATCGAAACGACGATGCTGTAGAAAAAGGCGTTGACGAAGAGCATTTCTGGTGAATGAGGTAAATTTCTCGATTGCATAACGCCGTTGACGATCACCCCATAGGGATTTAACGGCGAGAAGGAGCCCGCAGTGGATCCCGTAACGACCAATATGCCCATCAAGAGAGGACTGATGTGATATCGGGCGGCGAACCGTAATGCGATCGGGGCGAGGATTGCAACGGCGGCAGGTCCTAACGTCCCAACGCTGGTGAGCAGGGTGCACAGACCGAACATGACCCATGGGATGAGGCCGAGATTGCCTCTGACCAAGCGGAGACCCCAGCCAGTGATCAAGTCGATGGTTCCGTTGTTCTGAGCAATGGCGAATAAATAGGTGACTCCAGTAAGGGTGACGAATAAATTCGCCGGAAAGGCGCTATAGATGTCTTTAACGCTCAAATCGCTGATGAGGGTGCTGACGAGAAAAGCGGCGACGAAGCCCAGTACGCCGAGGTTGATCGGCAATACCGAGCCGATGACGAACATGATCAGAAGTACGATGATTGTAACCAGTTCTACGCTCATGGTATCCTCCTTTAAGCTTTGAAATTGTTCTCAAAGTCTGGGGACGCCATCTCAACTAATTCCAACACCCATTCATTCCACCATTTTGATCAACTCCTTTTAGTCGATTGTCGACAAGAAATATATAAAATATTATCTATTTTGAAAAGATGGACAAATAACAGCGTTTTGGGCGATACATGAAATTATCTGCGCCATCTATGGCCGGGGAAATTGGCGAAAAAGTCTGCTTTTTTCGGTCTTGTCCTGCAAAACCGTCTTAACGTACCGGAACCTGGTTATCATGTACCCAAATGGTGTCTGGGTGTTCAATTTTCTCTTTTTTTTGATAAGTTGCCTATATTCAAAAAAGTAACATATCTAGCTTTTATCGTCAATCAATAAAACCCGGAAATATTGTACGTCTGTAATATTGTTGTCACCTCATAACGTCTACCGTGAATACCGGATCCCTCTTTTCAAAAAAAGCATGGGGCGATTTGATTGGGTAAAGGTGCCAACAATGCCATTGCCTTTACTTATGCACATTTGGTGATGGGGGATTTGAAGCAATCACAAGAAAAATGGAATGATTCAGATGACTTTTACAAACAATCATTAGAACTATCCCGTGTATTCCGTAATAGACGCTGGAATACAAAGCGCTTTTCCGACTTGCCAAACTAAAAAAGGCGACAACCAAGAGGGGCTCTTTTCTGTTCTGGGAGATATGTATGAAGTACCTTCTGCCATTGTCCAGGAAAGTAAGGAGAAAGAAAGTGATGAGCTGTGTTGGGTGGATGAGATTTCCGCTGCCCCATTAGATGGTATTCCGGGGCAAGGTTGATTCATTAAGAGGGAGGAGAAACCTTCTACCGGGAGGAGAACCTCCTCTTTTTTTAAGTCCCTGAATAATAAGGATCTGTTCCATTTCGCCCCAATACTTTATAATGAAACTAATCTCACGTTGATAAAGCGAGCGGGAAGGCCACGGCGACCAAAAGGAGTGCCTCTGGTGCGATCACCCGTGTGGAGCAAGTCACAAGAGGTTCATATGATGATAAGTTTTGGCTATAGGATGCGAAAATCCAAAAACCGGTAACGCCAAGTGCGTTACCGGTTTTTTTGTTTGTTTCCCGCAAGCAACTTTCCTGTATACGCACCAATTTTTTCACAAGAACCATGAATGGGGGGAAGTTATGAAACTCCATCGTGTGGCGGGGTTATCCATCATCAGTAACACTGTAATCGTCTTGTTGAAATTCATGACTGGCATCATTACCGGATCGGTCGCTATTTTATCCGAGGCGATTCACTCTTCTCTTGATCTCATCGCTTCTCTCATCGCTTATGTTTCTGTTCGTATATCCAACAAGCCGCCGGATCGGGATCATCCATACGGGCACGGTAAATTTGAAAATTTCTCCGGAACCGTCGAAACCCTGCTCATCGTAGTCGCGGGGATCTGGATCATTTTTGAATCCGGGAAAAAATTGACGGAACTTGAACCGATAAACCTTCCCATCGTCGGGGTTGTCGTGATGCTGATCGGAGCCCTGATCAATTGGATCGTGGGCCGTATTGTCAAACGGGTAGGTGAGGAATCCAAATCGGTTGCCATGCGGTCCAATGCGTTGCATCTTCTGACGGACGTCTACTCATCCGTGGGTGTCGCT
This window contains:
- a CDS encoding triphosphoribosyl-dephospho-CoA synthase; the encoded protein is MERQPLWNDAAECSEQIADLAVRALIEEARLTPKPALVDQHSSGAHTDMDFELMCRSAQVLRGTFARIALTAFRQKPSQVLREQLAAIGRDGEKVMLTATGGINTHRGAIWALGLLTAGAAMSGPGASARQIAALAGEIARYPDRFSPAKRTSKGFRVRQRYGVPGAIGEARQGFPHVVEIALPVLWAARSRGIPETFARLDALVAIIAHLDDTCLLHRGGTEALMTAKCGARAVIAAGGTSTRAGWDALHRLDRELVARNASPGGSADLLAAALFLDSLDLEIKHDRTPAGVTRL
- a CDS encoding malonate decarboxylase subunit delta translates to METLTFEYRATTPLPRCAHVGVVGSGDLEILFEPSPDQRARVVVRTRFDGYRDLWKAVVDRFFAQHDVAARIEINDFGATPGVVWLRLLQGLEVCRS
- a CDS encoding biotin-independent malonate decarboxylase subunit beta, which encodes MPLKTSFVELRARDRAAAILDPGTFREILGPFDRLESPHLALQNIVPQSDDGVVVARGLIAGESAVVIVIEGAFQGGGIGEVSGAKIAGALELALRDNENGRRTRPVLIFDTGGVRLQEANYGLLAIAEIGSAIVALRRHIPVVGVIPGMVGCFGGMSIVAGLCSTLIMTREGRLGLNGPEVIEQEAGIREFDASDRQLIWNTVGGAQRYATGFADVLVEDDVTAITGAVQEAFRRGVPVEHRSEQVERYRSRLAGIDPNKPLDGSMLRERWGRERGEGFEEPVKSQSGQEGQTNDKGPVSRGRVWLEALCGGSRPVTTGLSSVLCADTTVGDERVRFISVKPDPDNRFPRARHGEVGLDEGWALARVVRDAIDEDVDGKRRAIVAIVDVPSQAYGYREELLGIHQACAAAMDAYATARLAGHPVVALIVGKAISGAFLAHGLQANRILALDDPGVQVQVMSKKSAATVTRRSIAELEEMAKKVPGIAYDIRSFASLGAVDELIDGVDADTPGVKEIQRVLDTLSTTIAAARSGPRDLSNRLTSVEARTGRSASIQVRERMREQWN
- a CDS encoding malonate decarboxylase holo-ACP synthase, with protein sequence MELAPHDLLWIRDRSSLVSCSPLPSWVDEALDQAPLVVVRRAPLVDDMVPVGVRGPTRGQRFATYVLVDDIVERITPEQLVAEKKWRTCPRTRQIGALNVLESVDELLTTRGFRWGPTGSVGFELASGVPTATPASDLDLVILVPNRLSIKVARQFAEAFTRLPVRVDGQLETPGGAVLLTEYARAKPPVLLRTREGPRLVVDPWSETGGI
- the mdcH gene encoding malonate decarboxylase subunit epsilon gives rise to the protein MSVAFLFPGQGSQQPDMLHELPDHPVITQTLEEASTILDKDIFTFDTDSALSSTTAVQIALFVAGVSTARALKAEGAMPDMVAGHSVGAFAAAVVAGALDFRDALSLVKLRGELMENAFPQGYGMAAVIGLDERRLASLIGQVGEPVFIANLNAPDQITIAGSIPGIEAALAMASAAGAHRAEILRVSVPSHCPLLQHVSYQLARALDEVHFREPVVPYGGNRRARALRDPEAIREDLAMSVAHPVRWHEVTTLFFELGARLFLEMPPGHVLTDLVAAAFPAARSISVTKSGLDSAVIITRREKGRTR
- a CDS encoding SLC13 family permease; this translates as MSVELVTIIVLLIMFVIGSVLPINLGVLGFVAAFLVSTLISDLSVKDIYSAFPANLFVTLTGVTYLFAIAQNNGTIDLITGWGLRLVRGNLGLIPWVMFGLCTLLTSVGTLGPAAVAILAPIALRFAARYHISPLLMGILVVTGSTAGSFSPLNPYGVIVNGVMQSRNLPHSPEMLFVNAFFYSIVVSIVIFIVLGGLRLLKRQDTAQRYAAATMEDASGDTRGTSGDSTEKPADRLTLYKGITLVGIGLLVVLALGFDIDIGFAAFVVGLTLALIAPRKQAGVLGRMPWSVILLITGIVTYVGVLEKTGTIDYVTQLIAKVGNPVIAALAASYVGGVVSAFASTTGFLAAIIPLAAPILQDPSISSIGVVSAIAIASSIVDISPFSTNGALLLANVQGVNERVFFKELLLVSAIIVALGPGIAWLAFVLMGIV
- a CDS encoding cation diffusion facilitator family transporter, encoding MKLHRVAGLSIISNTVIVLLKFMTGIITGSVAILSEAIHSSLDLIASLIAYVSVRISNKPPDRDHPYGHGKFENFSGTVETLLIVVAGIWIIFESGKKLTELEPINLPIVGVVVMLIGALINWIVGRIVKRVGEESKSVAMRSNALHLLTDVYSSVGVAVSLLVVSLTDMYILDPLIGIAIALFIMREAVQLGKESFLPLLDVRLEPEEEERIREILQSFADEYLEYHALRTRRSGSEEHIDLHLVVSSQMQVVDAHDLCDRIEGEIRKAFPQAHVLIHIEPEYERQR